A genomic segment from Salvia splendens isolate huo1 chromosome 13, SspV2, whole genome shotgun sequence encodes:
- the LOC121760139 gene encoding cyclin-D3-1-like, giving the protein MLPHTQILDTLLCNEDHFDTTENTLLQHQHSLNFDSFSTPFEQDDELRSLLHKEQQNEPHRRPQTKPQTEEVIQWMLRAIAYYSFSPLTAVLAVTYLNRFLHRSDSDKPWMFQLAAVASLSLAAKVEETDVPLLLDFQVEEPIYVFEPRNIQKMEILILSTLEWKMNLITPFSFLDYIARRLLLNEHLCGEFLARCERLILSVIADNRFMAYLPSTMATATMIHVITTIEPSIDLEHHNRLLGILGINKDKVQDCFMLIQEVATNVRINKRKFGSLPCSPKGMFDLSFISDSSSNDSWAVASNSSSVSSSPQLKKIKNSDRQSY; this is encoded by the exons ATGCTTCCCCACACACAAATCCTCGACACGCTCCTTTGCAACGAAGACCATTTCGACACCACCGAAAACACTCTCCTTCAACACCAACATTCCTTAAACTTCGATTCCTTCTCCACTCCCTTCGAACAAGACGACGAACTTCGCTCACTACTGCACAAAGAGCAGCAAAACGAACCGCACCGCAGACCCCAAACTAAACCCCAAACCGAAGAAGTAATTCAATGGATGCTCAGAGCCATTGCCTACTATTCCTTCTCCCCTCTCACTGCAGTTCTTGCAGTCACCTATCTCAATAGATTCCTCCACCGATCCGACAGCGACAAGCCATGGATGTTTCAGCTCGCCGCCGTCGCTTCTCTCTCCCTCGCCGCCAAAGTTGAAGAAACCGATGTCCCTCTTCTTCTAGACTTCCAA GTGGAGGAGCCCATTTATGTGTTTGAGCCCAGAAACATTCAGAAAATGGAGATTCTGATTCTTTCGACGCTGGAGTGGAAGATGAATCTCATCACCCCATTTTCGTTTCTTGATTACATTGCAAGAAGGCTATTGTTGAATGAACATCTTTGTGGAGAGTTTCTTGCGAGATGCGAGCGTTTGATTCTCTCTGTTATAGCAG ACAATAGATTCATGGCATATCTACCTTCTACAATGGCAACAGCTACAATGATCCATGTGATCACCACCATTGAACCCTCAATCGATTTGGAACACCACAATCGATTATTGGGCATTCttggaatcaacaag GACAAAGTTCAAGATTGCTTTATGCTAATTCAAGAAGTGGCTACAAATGTCAGAATCAACAAAAGAAAGTTTGGATCTTTGCCTTGTAGCCCAAAAGGGATGTTtgatctctcattcatctcagATTCTTCCTCAAACGATTCTTGGGCAGTTGCTTCGAATTCTTCCTCAGTTTCTTCATCGCCACAATTGAAGAAAATCAAGAACTCAGATCGCCAAAGTTACtag
- the LOC121760098 gene encoding probable carbohydrate esterase At4g34215 yields MFLLIFSLLLASPAAASADNAAGPKSIFLLAGQSNMSGRGGVVNDTWDGVVPPQCRPDPMILRLNAALAWEEAREALHRDIDAEKTCGIGPGMPFAHLAQRRDPGIGVIGLVPCAIGGTNISEWRRGGRLYGQLMARAKAAVLGGGGLIRAVLWYQGESDTTSHEDARLYKRRLERLFNDLRSDLLSPVLPVIQVALASGSGPYVDVIRKGQLELELPNLRCVDAKGLDLEPDGLHLSTRAQVRLGHMLADAFLGITAPLPVQSSGAHRRCNNFFLDLFLRWIR; encoded by the exons ATGTTTCTCCTCATTTTCTCCCTTCTTTTAGCCTCTCCGGCTGCCGCCTCGGCCGACAATGCCGCCGGGCCGAAGAGCATATTCCTCCTCGCCGGCCAGAGCAACATGTCCGGCCGTGGCGGCGTCGTCAACGACACGTGGGACGGCGTCGTGCCGCCCCAGTGCCGCCCCGACCCGATGATCCTCCGCCTCAACGCGGCCCTCGCGTGGGAGGAGGCCCGGGAGGCCCTCCACCGGGACATCGACGCTGAGAAGACCTGCGGCATCGGCCCCGGGATGCCGTTCGCGCACTTGGCGCAACGGAGGGATCCCGGGATCGGGGTCATCGGGTTGGTCCCCTGTGCCATCGGGGGGACCAACATTAGCGAGTGGAGGCGCGGCGGCCGCCTCTACGGCCAGTTGATGGCCCGGGCCAAGGCCGCCGTGCTCGGCGGCGGAGGGCTGATTCGGGCGGTTTTATGGTACCAAGGCGAGTCCGACACCACGAGTCACGAGGATGCTAGGTTGTATAAGAGGAGATTGGAGAGGCTTTTTAACGATCTCCGGTCGGATTTGCTTTCTCCGGTGCTGCCGGTGATCCAG GTGGCACTAGCTTCGGGGTCCGGACCCTACGTGGATGTGATAAGAAAAGGTCAGCTCGAACTCGAACTCCCAAACTTGAGATGTGTAGATGCCAAGGGATTGGATCTCGAGCCGGATGGGCTCCATCTCTCGACTAGAGCCCAAGTCCGGCTCGGGCATATGCTCGCCGACGCCTTCCTCGGGATTACGGCTCCTCTCCCAGTCCAAAGCAGCGGTGCTCACCGGAGGTGCAACAATTTTTTCCTTGACCTCTTTCTTAGATGGATTAGGTAG